CAATAAAACGGGCTTATTTCGATGCCGATACAATCTCGGTTAAGCCGCTTACAAACTCTATTGACGGTTCCGGTTCCGGCAAACATATCAATCACCAAATCACCCTCGACCGTGGAGAATTTTATCATCCGTTCAATCAGGGCTTCGGGATGTTGGTTTATATGCCATTTTCGTTTTTCTTTGAACGTGCCACAAACGCGGGGGAAATCCCAAACATCGTCTGGTACGCGGCCTGCGGGATTAGCTCGTTTGTCGTGGTAGAGCGTTTGTCGTTTAGATGGCTCTCGAATAGCATCGGGGTACAATTTTGCCCCCTGATTCATTATGCGCAAAATTGGACGGTATCCATTGCCACAATCATTGTTATTATGCTGTCCAAATGTAAAACGCCAGATAAACAAACGTGTATCGCCGCAGCCTTTGGCGTGAAACAAAGTCTCAATGAGATATTTGTGATATATACTAAACCATACCATCTCCGACAAACTGGTAGCTAATTCTAACCAACGGAATAACTTTTCGCAGTATTCAGAATATGGTATCTTGTCAACAAACCCGTTATATTTCAGCCCCAAATTGTCAGGCGGGTCTGCAAATATCATTTTCGCTTTCGGTAATGTTGGTAGAATTTTAAGGCAGTCGCCCTGTATGATTTTGTTCATAGCCCGTTCCCTTCTATTAGAAACCTAATGTAACATGCTCATATTTTCGGCATTGCAGTTTGGTTTGTAAAACAAAATCCGGCAAGATTTTGAAAATATATGAGATTTATTTTAAGTAGCGACTTCGCCCTGCCGATCAAGGAGGCCGCGTCATTATTGCGATTTTAGAAGTTACTACTACTCGGTTTTTTGAAGATATTTTGGGCTATTTTGCAAAAACTACCACAAGTCTTTATGTAGCAAGGAATAAAAATCTTTTGGGTACATAGGGTTTTTCTAAAGATTTTCCTTGCGTTGTCCGATGTATAGTATATACTTTAAGAAAAGTAAATAAATAGGATTCAATTATGAGCCGTCACAGAATAGTAACCGAATTAGCAACGCACACAGGGCCACTGGTGGCACGCATATCAAGCTTGACGGCTCGAATCCTCACTGGTGGCCCATATTTTTTTAAGGCAGGATAAAAATGATTGTAATAAAATCACAAAAAGATTTTGAAAAGTTTTGGGACAAAAAACGGAATGTTTACTATATTGGTTCAAATGTTGAGTTTGAAGTTTCTATTGATACGCCTAAATCAATAATATGTG
The DNA window shown above is from Patescibacteria group bacterium and carries:
- a CDS encoding site-specific DNA-methyltransferase, which produces MIFADPPDNLGLKYNGFVDKIPYSEYCEKLFRWLELATSLSEMVWFSIYHKYLIETLFHAKGCGDTRLFIWRFTFGQHNNNDCGNGYRPILRIMNQGAKLYPDAIREPSKRQTLYHDKRANPAGRVPDDVWDFPRVCGTFKEKRKWHINQHPEALIERMIKFSTVEGDLVIDMFAGTGTVNRVCKRLNRDCIGIEISPFYCEQITKELEGNENATRDTEQQVATKSQ